A window of Roseiflexus castenholzii DSM 13941 genomic DNA:
TTTCGAGGTCGGGGATGTGGAGCAGCGCCGGTTGCGGTGCAACGGCGGCAGGGCGCTCGTACCCCACCGTCAACTCTTCGATCTTCAACACCAGGTCGGCGCCGCGCAGGTTCGAACCGAGTTTGAACGCGAGTTTCTTCTGTTGCTCTGGTCGGGCAACTAACCCTTCGGTACGCCCCGAACCGCCTTCCCACCCTGTCTTCAGGCGCTCCAGGCGTCGTTCGCGCCCGCGCGCCTGTTTGCTGAGCTGGCTGTTTTTGAAACGGCGGATGAACTCCTCGGTTCGGGCGATTTCTTCCTGCTGCGCGCGATACTGTTTCAGTTGCAATTCGAGCCGCGCGGCTTTCAGTTCCAGATAACGCTGGTAGGGCGCAGGGTAATCGCCATCGAGACGGTTGAACGCCAGATCGAGTGTGCGGGTTGTCACCCGATCAAGGAAGTAGCGGTCGTGCGACACAACAATCAGCGTGCCGTCCCAGTCGCGCAGGAAACGTTCGAGCCATTCAAGCGCCGCCAGATCGAGGTGGTTGGTCGGCTCATCGAGCAGCAGCACGTCGGGATCGGACAGGAGCGCAGCCGCGAGCGCGGTGCGCGTCTTCTGCCCGCCGCTGAAACGCGCCACCGGTTCGTGGCGTTGCGCAGTGGTAAATCCCAGACCATCGAGGATCATGGCAATCCGCCGGTCGATGTCGTAGCCGCCAGCGTGCTCGAAGCGGTGGAGCGCCTCGCCGTAACGTTCCATCACGTCATCATGGTCGGGGCGGGCTGAGTCCGTGAGCGCGGTTTCGAGAGCGGTCATTTCATCGCGCAGCGTGTTGAGATACGCGAGCGAGGCGTGCATTTCTTCGAGCAACGTGCGCTGGCTGTCGAAGCGCACTTCTTGCGCCAGATACGCCAGGCGTGCGCCGCGCGCCATGTGGACGCTCCCGACGGTTGGCATCTCTTGTCCGGCAATGATCCGCAGCAGGGTACTCTTGCCGGCGCCGTTGACCCCGACGATTGCCACTTTCTCGCCGCGCGCAACCTGAAATCCGACATCGCGGAAGATCAGTTCAGCGCCGTAGTATTTCGTGAGATTGTTGACGGTGATGATCGACACAAATGATTTTCCGTCTCCCCTGACGCCGGTCAGATGGTTCTGTCACAAAAATCGCCGCAGCGGTGTTTCAGGTATGATTATAACAAACAATGACGCGGGAGCGATGATAGCGACAGCGAGCGACCGGAAGATGGCGGAACACGAAAGCGATGGCGCGCTGCTCGAACGACTTCGACACGGCGACGAGGCGGCGTTCGAGGAACTCTTCGCGCGCCACTATGCCACGGTGTACCGCGTGCTCTATGGGCTGACCGGGAAGCGCGAGATGGCGGAGGATGCGGCGCAGGAGACGTTTCTCATCCTCTACCGGCGACCGCCGGCGCCCCATCAACCGTTACGCCCGTGGCTCTGTCGCGTGGCGCTCAACACCGCACGCAACGCGCTGCGCGGTGAACGGCGGGATGCCATGCGCATCGCACGATTGGCTCAGGCGCCCGCTGCCGAAGACCCTTCTGAGGCGGCGGAGCGCGCCGAGGAGCGCGATCAGGTGCGCGCTGCCCTGGCGACCATGCCGCAGCGCCAGGCGCACCTGTTGCTGCTGCGCCATGCCGGATTGTCGTATGCTGAAGTCGCCGCCGTGCTCAACCTCGCACCGGGTTCGGTCGGCACACTCCTCGCCCGCGCCGAACGCGCGTTTGTTGCGGCATTTACAAAGGAACAAACCGCCGCCACGGAAGAGCATTCGTCTGGAAAGCAGGTGCAGCCATGACCAGGTGCTACGATGATGGCGCATTACGCGCCGGGTTGGATGGCGAACTTCCAGCGGAGGCGCTGCGCGCGCAGCATGAACACCTGGCGGCGTGCCCGGAGTGCCGCGCGCGTCGCGCAGCGTTGAAGTCCCTGGCAGATCAGGCGTCCTTGCTGTTGAACGCAGCGCCGCCGGATGTCCCCGTCGCACTGGCTGCGCTGCGTCAGCATCTCGACCATGAGCGACCGGCATCGGGTGGCGGTCGCTCATCGCACCCCCAATCATTGCAAAGGAGTATTCCCATGACCTCAACACGAGTATGGCGTCCCTGGATGGGATGGGCGGCTGCGCTGGCAGTCGTCATTGCGCTGCTGGCATTTCCGCCGGTGCGCGCCATCGCCGATCAATTGCTGAACGTGTTCCGCATCCAAAACGTAGTTTTCGTTCCGGTTACGGGCGAACGGATAGAGCAGTTGCAGCAGCTCAACTTCGATGAGCAAACACTGTTTATTGCCCCGCCGAAGCAGACTGGCGGCTCGTCCGAAGTGCGCGCGGTCGCATCCTTAAGTGAAGCGGCGGCGCTCGTTGGGTTCACACCAGCGCAACCTGTGTTGCCCCGCCCATCATCGAGTGCAGAGTTTGCCGTAACTGACCGCGCGACCTTCGAGTTTCAGGTAAATGTCGAGTCGGCGCGTGAACTGCTCCGCCTGGCCGGCGTCAACGATGTCACGCTGCCGGATGCGCTCGGCGCAGCGCCGATTGTCGCCGAGATGTCCCCCGCTGTCAGCGCCCGCTACGTCGGCGACGGCTACGAGGCGATGCTGGTGCAGGGCGTCAGTCCGCAGGTGACGCTGCCCGATGGTGTGGAGATGCAACAACTGGGGTACGCCGCGCTGCGCATGCTCGGTATGGAGCCGCGTCAGGCAGCAACGCTTGCCGCGCAGATCGATTGGCGCACCACGCTGGTCTTCCCCTTCCCGGCGGATATCAACTCGTTGCGTCAGGTGACGGTCGGCGGTTCGCCGGGATTGCTGGTGAGCGGTGAACACGACGGAGAGCGATACCAGAGTCTCTACTGGCAGCGTGGTGAGCGTTTCTATGTGCTGTCGGGGAGCGGATTGACCGTCGAGACGTTCCTGACGATGGCGGAGTCGGTGCGATAGAAGTAACCGTTTCACGTTTGTTGCATGTCGGGCGCTGCGCCTTGCTCGCAGGTGCACGGCAGAAACGGGCAAACATTTATCGGGATGCCCCCTGTGGGCGCCCGATAGCAGGGTGGATGGGCGTAGGCGTTGCTCTCTGTGGCTCGGTGGTGCGAAATAATACCAATGACCGGTGACCATCCGGCATGGTCACCCCGAGCAGCGCGAGGGGTCGTGCGCGACCCGCGCAGATTCCTCGCTGCGTTTACCCTGAGCGAAGCGAAGGGCTCGGAATGACACGCATGCGGCATCTTCAATCGTCATTGGTATAAGAGGCGGACAGATACGGTAAAACCATAGGCGCCGTCCTTCGTGCGCCTTCGTGCTCTTCATGGATACATATCATGCCCGACTACGTGATTGAAACAACCGGTCTGCGCAAGGTCTACGGCGCGAAAGTCGCCGTCGCCGACCTGACACTCCAGGTGCCACGCGGCGAAGTCTTCGCCTTCCTGGGACCGAACGGCGCCGGGAAGAGCACAGCAGTCAAGATGCTCCTCGGATTGGTGAAGCCAACAGAGGGCGACGCGCGCGTGCTGGGCTTCGCCCCAGCCGATCCTCGCGCGATGGCGCGGATTGGTTTTCTGCCAGAGCACTTCCGCTTTCACGAATGGTTGCAGGCTCATGAATTCCTCGATCTGCACGCCCGCCTGAGCAGCCTCCCCGCATCGGTGCGGCAGCGGCGCATTCTCGAGGTGCTGGCGCTCGTTGGATTGTCTGAGCACGCGCAGCGTCCGCTTGCCAATTTCTCCAAAGGCATGCTCCAGCGCATCGGTCTGGCGCAGGCGCTTATTCACGAACCGGAACTGGTGTTTCTCGATGAGCCGACGTCGGCGCTCGACCCATTTGGGCGCATGCTGGTGCGCAATATCATTCGCGACCTGCGCGCCCATGGCACGACAGTGTTCCTCAACTCCCATCTGCTCGGCGAAGTCGAGTTGACGTGTGATCGGGCGGCATTCATCCGCGAAGGGCGTGTGCTACGCACCCTGAGCCTGCACGACGCCGCAGCCGGCAGAGTACGGGTGACGCTGCGAGTCGCAGGCGCGTCGAACGGGTTGCTGACATCTCTGGCGGCGCTCTGCGCCAACGGCAGCACACCGCAGGAAACGTCGCCAGGAATGATCGAACTGGAAGTCGCCGGTGAAGACACGCTGCCGCAGATCGCAGAGCATATCGTTGCGAGTGGCGCACGCCTCTATGCTCTCACACCACAGCGCGTCTCCCT
This region includes:
- the abc-f gene encoding ribosomal protection-like ABC-F family protein is translated as MSIITVNNLTKYYGAELIFRDVGFQVARGEKVAIVGVNGAGKSTLLRIIAGQEMPTVGSVHMARGARLAYLAQEVRFDSQRTLLEEMHASLAYLNTLRDEMTALETALTDSARPDHDDVMERYGEALHRFEHAGGYDIDRRIAMILDGLGFTTAQRHEPVARFSGGQKTRTALAAALLSDPDVLLLDEPTNHLDLAALEWLERFLRDWDGTLIVVSHDRYFLDRVTTRTLDLAFNRLDGDYPAPYQRYLELKAARLELQLKQYRAQQEEIARTEEFIRRFKNSQLSKQARGRERRLERLKTGWEGGSGRTEGLVARPEQQKKLAFKLGSNLRGADLVLKIEELTVGYERPAAVAPQPALLHIPDLEIWRGQRVALMGPNGCGKTTLLRTIVGDLPPLRGRVRLGSNIKLVYYAQAHEGLQMDRTILDEIRRIRPEIKETEARTLLGRFLFSGDEVSKRIANLSGGERGRVALAQLMLLGGNFLVLDEPTNHLDIDAREALETVLNEYDGTVLFVSHDRYFVDAVADTIWMVRDGVIEVFDGAYSDYSATRDAAPATNARPANSVQKRETARESRPASSANDTRAFNREPEREERRRQRRLAALEEEIAGLEAQLRDLAAALNAASATGDVPRVTSLGIEMVEVQATLDARYDEWATIAV
- a CDS encoding anti-sigma factor family protein; the protein is MTRCYDDGALRAGLDGELPAEALRAQHEHLAACPECRARRAALKSLADQASLLLNAAPPDVPVALAALRQHLDHERPASGGGRSSHPQSLQRSIPMTSTRVWRPWMGWAAALAVVIALLAFPPVRAIADQLLNVFRIQNVVFVPVTGERIEQLQQLNFDEQTLFIAPPKQTGGSSEVRAVASLSEAAALVGFTPAQPVLPRPSSSAEFAVTDRATFEFQVNVESARELLRLAGVNDVTLPDALGAAPIVAEMSPAVSARYVGDGYEAMLVQGVSPQVTLPDGVEMQQLGYAALRMLGMEPRQAATLAAQIDWRTTLVFPFPADINSLRQVTVGGSPGLLVSGEHDGERYQSLYWQRGERFYVLSGSGLTVETFLTMAESVR
- a CDS encoding sigma-70 family RNA polymerase sigma factor, whose amino-acid sequence is MIITNNDAGAMIATASDRKMAEHESDGALLERLRHGDEAAFEELFARHYATVYRVLYGLTGKREMAEDAAQETFLILYRRPPAPHQPLRPWLCRVALNTARNALRGERRDAMRIARLAQAPAAEDPSEAAERAEERDQVRAALATMPQRQAHLLLLRHAGLSYAEVAAVLNLAPGSVGTLLARAERAFVAAFTKEQTAATEEHSSGKQVQP
- a CDS encoding ABC transporter ATP-binding protein, yielding MPDYVIETTGLRKVYGAKVAVADLTLQVPRGEVFAFLGPNGAGKSTAVKMLLGLVKPTEGDARVLGFAPADPRAMARIGFLPEHFRFHEWLQAHEFLDLHARLSSLPASVRQRRILEVLALVGLSEHAQRPLANFSKGMLQRIGLAQALIHEPELVFLDEPTSALDPFGRMLVRNIIRDLRAHGTTVFLNSHLLGEVELTCDRAAFIREGRVLRTLSLHDAAAGRVRVTLRVAGASNGLLTSLAALCANGSTPQETSPGMIELEVAGEDTLPQIAEHIVASGARLYALTPQRVSLEQLFLEIVGADDSGQ